From Abyssisolibacter fermentans, one genomic window encodes:
- a CDS encoding heme ABC transporter ATP-binding protein, with protein MISAMDIQNISFKYSNNTILKNISFSVDKGDFLGILGPNGCGKTTLLKNLCNLLKPYDGKIFLGKEEIGKISCKSLAKRMAVVHQFDVISFDFTVHDIVLMGRMPYQKRYSSEIKRDYDVVEECMKKTETWKFRDKKILQISGGERQRVMLARALAQEPEILLLDEPISHLDIKHQINLLNLCKKLNLENNLTIIVTIHDINLAAKYCDNIILMQDGKIQAYDKPERVLTEKNIKKIYDIGVELIKNKEQNMTYIIPKIN; from the coding sequence ATGATTAGTGCTATGGATATACAAAATATATCATTTAAATATTCTAACAATACTATATTAAAAAATATAAGTTTTTCGGTTGATAAGGGAGATTTTTTAGGAATATTAGGACCAAATGGATGTGGGAAGACTACTTTATTAAAAAATTTATGTAATCTATTAAAGCCATATGATGGTAAAATATTTCTTGGGAAAGAAGAAATCGGTAAAATAAGCTGTAAAAGTTTAGCTAAAAGGATGGCAGTAGTCCATCAATTTGATGTAATTAGCTTTGACTTTACTGTTCATGATATTGTATTGATGGGTAGAATGCCATATCAAAAAAGATATTCATCAGAAATAAAAAGAGATTATGATGTGGTAGAAGAATGCATGAAAAAAACTGAAACATGGAAGTTTAGAGATAAAAAAATACTTCAAATAAGTGGTGGAGAAAGGCAAAGAGTTATGTTAGCAAGAGCTTTAGCTCAAGAGCCAGAAATATTGTTATTAGATGAGCCTATTTCTCATTTAGATATAAAACACCAAATTAATTTGTTGAATTTATGTAAGAAATTAAATTTAGAAAATAATTTAACTATTATAGTTACTATACATGATATTAATTTAGCAGCAAAATATTGTGATAATATTATTTTAATGCAAGATGGTAAAATACAGGCATATGATAAACCAGAAAGGGTTTTGACAGAGAAAAACATTAAAAAAATATATGACATAGGAGTAGAGCTCATAAAGAATAAAGAACAAAATATGACATATATTATACCTAAAATTAATTGA
- a CDS encoding helical backbone metal receptor — MKKLLKLFIICLVVVFASSSLYVQEGLATSQSDFNRRAVDFKVINGRSFISTDEIYEFGVSVKNEYSSTIVSNEDVTMTFYLDSNKVKVNNIDLTVDCKTFKEDNKIYLPYRFLLETLNYSIIWDSGAGIVKYEKISDDTYKYPITIKNGDNEMVIEKEPSKIISLAPGVTEKLFEIGAGDKVVGRTQYCDYPKEVENIKNVGTLYEPNIEVIVDIQPEIAIAETHFKQEILDKLNEAGIISISSATPNKVEGIYAQIIQLGKIVNRNYEARALVSSMKSKVQKVKYVLNNQSNLNKPSIYYVVGTGQYGEYTAGSDTFIADIIRTVGATNIAADVTGWKYSVEKVIDKDPDIIVGNETNVDAMINNNNYSILTAVNQKSYYKVDNNIFDRSSPRSINEGLKILFNIVHSDLTKKLGF, encoded by the coding sequence ATGAAAAAATTATTAAAATTATTTATTATTTGTTTAGTAGTTGTGTTTGCTTCAAGTAGTTTATATGTACAAGAAGGATTAGCTACTAGTCAAAGCGACTTTAATCGTCGTGCAGTGGATTTTAAAGTGATTAATGGCAGATCATTTATATCAACAGATGAGATATATGAATTTGGTGTTAGTGTAAAAAATGAATATAGTAGTACTATAGTGTCTAATGAAGATGTTACAATGACTTTTTATTTAGATTCAAACAAAGTAAAGGTTAATAATATTGATTTAACGGTTGATTGTAAAACCTTCAAGGAAGATAACAAAATATATTTACCATATAGATTCTTATTAGAAACATTAAATTATAGCATAATTTGGGATAGTGGAGCTGGAATAGTTAAGTATGAAAAAATATCAGACGATACATATAAATATCCTATTACAATAAAAAATGGTGATAATGAAATGGTAATTGAAAAAGAGCCTTCTAAAATAATATCATTAGCACCTGGAGTAACTGAAAAATTATTTGAAATAGGTGCAGGAGACAAGGTAGTAGGTAGGACACAATATTGTGATTATCCTAAAGAGGTAGAAAATATAAAAAATGTTGGAACACTTTATGAACCAAATATTGAGGTAATAGTCGATATACAACCAGAAATAGCTATTGCTGAAACACATTTTAAACAAGAGATATTAGATAAATTAAATGAAGCGGGAATAATATCTATTTCTTCAGCTACACCAAACAAGGTTGAAGGAATATATGCCCAAATAATACAGTTAGGTAAAATAGTTAATAGAAATTATGAAGCTAGAGCATTAGTATCAAGTATGAAATCAAAAGTTCAAAAGGTTAAATACGTTCTAAACAATCAAAGCAATCTAAATAAGCCAAGTATATATTACGTAGTAGGTACTGGACAATATGGTGAATATACAGCTGGTAGTGATACATTTATTGCAGATATTATCAGAACAGTTGGAGCTACTAATATTGCTGCTGATGTAACTGGTTGGAAATATAGTGTAGAAAAAGTTATAGATAAAGATCCGGATATAATAGTTGGTAATGAAACTAATGTAGATGCTATGATAAATAACAATAATTACAGCATATTAACTGCTGTTAATCAAAAATCATATTATAAAGTTGACAATAATATATTTGACAGATCATCACCAAGATCTATCAACGAAGGTTTAAAAATATTATTCAACATAGTTCACAGTGATTTAACAAAAAAATTAGGTTTCTAA
- a CDS encoding sigma 54-interacting transcriptional regulator, whose amino-acid sequence MWEYLIVLLKEKYTIVENNVIIILWGDSMGFNEIRLNHTNISSVMSTSFLKIYSNNTSNVMNKFVDDDINIAVIVEKANNKDIPKAVLTSKDILRLTLKNIELTEYVENWKKSNNFFCCVSCRREIGDVINTISKFNPEYVLVYEDKEVIGILTQKQIQRLYDESLMYTCTLLNKIVDVVNDAVCVVDTDSIVRYWNASAEIMHNIKKVDIINKPIYEVFPNALLPRVIKEEKTFENIYNESRENCFNIISARPLYKDGKLIGGISCDRDITEITKTSRLLNQTQSDLEALKEEFDNINKDKMTFDKIVGNDVNFREKVRFCKSISKASITILLTGESGTGKEVFAQAIHCESERRGNFIPINCSAIPKDLLESELFGYEKGAFTGANKNGKIGKLELANNGSIFLDEIGDMPLEMQPKLLRFLEDGVITKVGSEKSTKLDVRVIAATNKDIQIMIDDGLFRKDLFYRLNSITIELPPLRERKADIPLLVDSFVKKFCKQYNMLERSIPTNIMDLLVNYEWEGNIRELKNIVERIVILAKNNSIDISLLPEKISKNRNINININNESNMDLNKILMNAEEKALLRAMEVANNNKTKAAKLLKIPRSTLYFKLEKYKIVE is encoded by the coding sequence ATGTGGGAATATTTAATAGTATTATTGAAGGAAAAATATACAATAGTAGAGAATAATGTAATAATAATATTGTGGGGTGATTCAATGGGATTTAATGAAATAAGACTTAACCATACAAATATATCTAGTGTAATGAGTACATCGTTTTTAAAGATATATAGTAACAATACTTCCAATGTTATGAATAAATTTGTAGATGACGATATAAATATTGCAGTAATTGTAGAAAAAGCTAACAATAAAGATATACCTAAAGCTGTATTGACATCAAAGGATATTCTTAGGCTAACCCTAAAAAATATAGAATTAACAGAATATGTAGAAAATTGGAAAAAATCTAATAATTTTTTTTGTTGTGTTAGTTGTAGACGAGAAATAGGTGATGTAATAAACACTATCTCAAAATTTAATCCAGAATATGTTCTAGTGTATGAAGATAAAGAGGTAATAGGTATATTAACTCAGAAACAAATACAAAGGTTGTATGATGAAAGCCTTATGTATACTTGCACACTTCTAAATAAAATTGTAGATGTTGTAAATGATGCTGTATGTGTAGTAGATACAGATAGTATTGTTCGTTATTGGAATGCAAGTGCAGAAATAATGCACAATATAAAAAAAGTAGATATTATTAATAAACCCATATATGAAGTGTTCCCTAATGCTTTATTACCTAGAGTAATAAAAGAAGAAAAAACATTTGAAAATATATATAATGAATCTAGAGAAAATTGTTTCAATATAATAAGTGCTAGACCATTATATAAAGATGGAAAACTAATAGGTGGTATTAGCTGTGATAGAGATATAACAGAAATAACAAAAACATCAAGATTATTAAATCAAACTCAAAGTGATTTAGAAGCTTTAAAAGAAGAATTTGATAATATAAATAAGGACAAGATGACTTTTGATAAGATAGTCGGTAATGATGTTAATTTTAGAGAAAAAGTTAGATTTTGCAAAAGTATATCTAAGGCTAGTATTACTATATTATTGACAGGAGAAAGTGGTACTGGGAAAGAAGTGTTTGCCCAAGCTATACATTGTGAAAGTGAACGTAGAGGTAATTTTATTCCTATTAACTGTAGCGCCATACCAAAGGATTTGTTAGAAAGTGAGTTGTTTGGATATGAAAAAGGTGCTTTTACAGGTGCGAATAAAAATGGGAAAATAGGCAAATTAGAGCTAGCTAATAATGGAAGTATTTTTTTAGATGAAATAGGTGATATGCCATTAGAAATGCAGCCAAAGCTTTTAAGGTTTTTAGAAGATGGAGTAATAACAAAAGTAGGTAGTGAGAAATCTACTAAATTAGATGTAAGAGTAATAGCTGCAACAAATAAGGATATTCAAATTATGATAGATGATGGGCTGTTTAGAAAGGATTTGTTTTATAGGCTCAATTCTATAACAATAGAATTACCTCCACTGAGAGAAAGGAAAGCGGATATTCCTTTGCTAGTAGATAGCTTTGTTAAAAAGTTTTGTAAACAATACAATATGTTAGAAAGAAGTATTCCAACAAATATTATGGATTTATTAGTAAATTATGAATGGGAAGGTAATATAAGAGAGTTAAAAAATATCGTAGAAAGAATAGTAATACTAGCAAAAAACAATAGTATTGACATTAGTCTTTTGCCAGAGAAGATTTCTAAGAATAGAAATATTAACATAAATATTAATAATGAAAGTAATATGGATTTAAATAAAATTCTCATGAATGCTGAGGAAAAAGCATTACTAAGAGCTATGGAAGTTGCAAATAATAATAAGACAAAAGCAGCTAAACTTTTAAAAATACCTAGAAGTACACTTTATTTTAAGCTTGAAAAATATAAAATTGTAGAATAG
- the putP gene encoding sodium/proline symporter PutP produces MSISGSTIFTFALYLLFMLGIGMYFFKKTDSLSDYVLGGRGLNSWVAAMSASASDMSGWLLMGLPGAAYLSGLEASWIAIGLAVGTYLNWRFVAKRLRKYTEVSNNSITLSDYFENRFRDDSRILRMLSAFFIVLFFLVYTASGFVAGAKLFNTVFGLPYIWALVIGVVVIIGYTFLGGFMAVSWTDFFQGILMFIAIIGVPIGAISILGGFGSTMDSVRAVNPELLNIFTKTDGTSLTLISIISLTAWGLGYFGQPHILVRFMAIRSSGEVKQARIIAAVWSVLSLGAAVLVGVIGIVFLKTPLEGTTAAETVFMVMINTIFHPLVAGVFLAAILAAVMSTADSQLLVTSSSFTKDFYKVVLKKDATDKELVLISRIAVVVVAFIAFLIATNPENSVLGLVSYAWAGLGASFGPIVLISIYWKRMTRNSAIAGMIVGGLTVIIWKQLEGGLFDVYEILPAFIFASITIFVVSKLGKEPSKEIEEEFDSVQKAEI; encoded by the coding sequence ATGAGTATAAGCGGAAGTACAATTTTTACATTTGCATTATATTTACTTTTTATGTTAGGTATTGGTATGTATTTTTTCAAAAAAACTGATAGTTTATCAGATTATGTTTTAGGTGGTAGAGGATTAAATAGCTGGGTTGCAGCTATGAGTGCATCTGCATCTGATATGAGTGGTTGGCTTTTAATGGGTTTACCTGGGGCTGCTTATTTATCTGGTTTAGAAGCAAGTTGGATAGCAATAGGTTTAGCAGTTGGTACATACCTAAATTGGAGATTTGTTGCTAAGAGATTAAGAAAATATACAGAAGTATCAAATAATTCTATCACATTATCTGATTACTTTGAAAATAGATTTAGAGATGATTCAAGAATACTAAGAATGTTATCAGCTTTTTTCATAGTATTGTTTTTCTTAGTATATACAGCTTCAGGTTTTGTTGCAGGAGCTAAATTGTTTAATACAGTATTTGGATTACCTTATATTTGGGCGTTAGTAATCGGTGTGGTAGTTATTATAGGGTATACTTTCTTAGGTGGCTTTATGGCAGTTAGCTGGACAGACTTTTTCCAAGGAATACTTATGTTTATCGCAATTATAGGTGTGCCTATTGGAGCTATTTCAATACTAGGTGGTTTTGGTAGTACGATGGATTCAGTTAGAGCGGTTAATCCAGAGTTGCTGAATATTTTTACTAAAACTGATGGAACAAGTTTAACATTAATTTCAATTATATCGCTTACTGCATGGGGACTTGGATATTTTGGTCAACCTCATATACTTGTTAGATTTATGGCTATCAGATCTTCTGGCGAAGTAAAACAAGCTAGAATAATAGCGGCTGTTTGGTCAGTATTAAGTCTTGGAGCAGCAGTGTTAGTTGGTGTAATTGGTATAGTATTTTTAAAGACTCCACTAGAAGGGACAACAGCAGCAGAAACAGTATTTATGGTTATGATAAATACAATATTCCATCCATTGGTTGCAGGTGTTTTCTTAGCTGCAATATTAGCAGCGGTTATGAGTACAGCTGATTCACAGCTTCTTGTAACATCATCTTCCTTTACTAAAGATTTTTACAAAGTTGTTCTTAAAAAAGATGCAACTGACAAAGAACTAGTTTTAATTAGTCGTATAGCTGTAGTAGTTGTAGCTTTTATAGCTTTCTTAATAGCGACAAATCCTGAAAATAGTGTACTTGGCTTGGTATCATATGCATGGGCTGGTTTAGGAGCATCCTTTGGTCCTATAGTATTGATTTCTATCTATTGGAAACGTATGACAAGAAACAGTGCTATAGCAGGTATGATAGTAGGTGGACTAACGGTCATCATATGGAAACAGCTTGAAGGTGGATTATTTGATGTATATGAAATACTTCCAGCGTTTATATTTGCTAGTATAACAATATTTGTTGTCAGCAAGTTAGGAAAAGAACCATCAAAAGAGATCGAGGAAGAATTTGATAGTGTTCAGAAAGCAGAAATTTAA
- a CDS encoding GNAT family N-acetyltransferase, whose translation MYEHINIETERLFIRNFANADIYNLHRIVNDEAIMRNVPFAKERTFKECEKLLKRILNRYKESTINKFQGFLLLVVSKDNNECIGFVGLFPLTYDTTENELFYGLFEEHYRKGYATEIGKAIIVYGFNNMNINKIVATVNKDNKASSKVLKKIGMYYEYEIKDEEAEGSSYDGELMYSIKKAD comes from the coding sequence ATGTATGAACATATTAATATAGAAACAGAACGTTTATTTATTAGAAATTTTGCCAATGCTGATATTTATAATTTACATAGAATAGTAAATGATGAAGCTATAATGAGAAATGTTCCCTTTGCTAAAGAAAGAACGTTCAAAGAGTGTGAAAAGTTATTGAAAAGAATATTAAATCGATATAAAGAAAGTACAATAAACAAATTTCAAGGATTTCTCTTATTAGTAGTTTCAAAAGACAACAACGAATGTATAGGTTTTGTTGGATTATTCCCACTTACTTATGATACTACTGAAAACGAATTGTTCTATGGACTATTTGAAGAACACTATAGAAAAGGATATGCAACTGAAATAGGAAAAGCTATTATTGTATATGGTTTTAATAACATGAATATTAATAAAATAGTTGCTACTGTCAATAAAGATAATAAAGCATCTAGCAAGGTACTAAAGAAGATAGGTATGTACTATGAATACGAAATAAAGGATGAAGAAGCAGAAGGTAGCTCTTATGATGGTGAGCTAATGTACTCTATAAAAAAAGCAGATTAA
- a CDS encoding sigma 54-interacting transcriptional regulator has translation MKIKNIILSNINLKDVMDKNVLIKDKQANVHDILNEMIDREIDNVIIIDNENAKAVLSIKDIIKAEICKLTVDKYIDLNNKYIRYALYEYNCTNDLMNILVNNNDVEYVVILNDNKKPIGLICNREINELYTKIIDKSYKLFENIIDNMHDAICAVDKDNKVIIWNKSAEKLYEIDEKDIEGKLITEMFPTALLPKVVMDRKEYRNVYNNPRENCYDIISATPLYDEGEFIGAVSCDMDISELIRISQLYNTARSNLSVLENEVAKLNESRFAFSQIVSANKKFENIIKLCKNIAKSKVNILISGESGTGKEVLSRAIHIESKLKGYFVPVNCSTISNDMLEELFGCDGTIKSKKIGKFELADKGTIFLEEISDLSLDIQDKILKIIDEGIIIKSGSNEKTKVDVKIIAAVSKDLKKQVQMGLFREELFHRLNAVSVHLPPLRERQEDIPILANKFINDFCITYRKNVIEIPKKIMQMMINYEWKGNIRELKNVIERIVILSKNNILDERFLPDIIVNSSDNDMINNKESLDLIKAIENTEKNTIKAAMKISGGNKMKAAKLLNIPRSTLYFKLSKYEIE, from the coding sequence TTGAAAATTAAGAATATTATATTAAGCAATATCAATCTAAAAGATGTTATGGATAAAAATGTATTAATCAAAGATAAACAGGCAAATGTACATGACATACTAAATGAAATGATAGATAGAGAAATAGATAATGTAATAATTATAGATAATGAAAATGCTAAGGCGGTATTATCGATAAAAGATATAATTAAAGCTGAGATTTGTAAATTGACAGTTGATAAATATATTGACTTAAATAATAAATATATTAGATATGCTTTATATGAATATAATTGCACTAATGATTTGATGAATATATTGGTAAATAATAATGATGTAGAATATGTAGTTATATTAAATGATAATAAAAAACCTATTGGATTAATTTGTAATAGAGAAATAAATGAGCTTTATACTAAAATAATAGACAAAAGTTATAAGTTGTTTGAAAACATTATAGATAATATGCACGACGCTATCTGTGCAGTAGATAAGGATAATAAAGTAATTATATGGAACAAGAGTGCAGAAAAATTATATGAAATAGATGAAAAAGATATAGAGGGAAAACTTATAACCGAGATGTTTCCAACAGCATTACTTCCAAAGGTTGTTATGGATAGAAAAGAATATAGAAATGTTTATAATAATCCACGTGAGAATTGCTATGATATTATTAGTGCAACTCCACTTTATGATGAAGGGGAATTTATAGGTGCTGTAAGTTGTGATATGGATATATCTGAACTTATAAGAATTTCGCAATTGTATAATACTGCTAGATCGAATTTATCAGTATTAGAAAATGAAGTAGCTAAATTAAATGAAAGCAGATTTGCATTTTCTCAGATAGTTAGTGCTAATAAGAAATTTGAAAATATTATTAAGCTATGCAAAAATATAGCTAAATCAAAAGTGAATATTTTAATATCTGGAGAAAGTGGAACAGGAAAAGAGGTTCTTTCAAGAGCAATACACATAGAAAGTAAATTAAAGGGATATTTTGTACCAGTTAACTGTAGCACAATTTCAAATGATATGCTAGAAGAGTTATTTGGCTGTGATGGTACAATTAAAAGTAAAAAAATAGGAAAATTTGAATTAGCAGATAAGGGAACCATCTTTTTAGAAGAGATATCAGATTTATCGTTAGATATACAAGATAAAATTTTAAAGATTATAGATGAAGGAATAATAATCAAATCAGGTAGTAATGAGAAAACAAAAGTTGATGTAAAAATAATTGCCGCTGTAAGTAAAGATTTAAAGAAGCAAGTACAGATGGGATTATTTAGAGAAGAATTATTCCATAGATTAAATGCAGTATCAGTACACTTACCACCGCTAAGAGAAAGACAAGAAGATATACCAATACTCGCAAATAAATTCATTAATGACTTTTGTATAACATATAGAAAAAATGTTATAGAAATACCTAAAAAAATAATGCAAATGATGATAAACTATGAGTGGAAAGGAAACATCAGAGAATTAAAAAACGTAATCGAAAGAATTGTAATACTATCAAAGAATAATATACTTGACGAAAGATTTTTACCTGATATTATAGTGAATTCATCAGATAATGATATGATAAATAATAAAGAATCATTAGACTTAATTAAAGCGATAGAAAATACAGAAAAAAATACAATAAAAGCTGCTATGAAAATTAGCGGTGGTAATAAAATGAAAGCAGCAAAGCTGCTAAACATACCTAGAAGTACATTATATTTTAAACTTAGTAAATATGAGATAGAATAA
- a CDS encoding FecCD family ABC transporter permease — MSYLKNKKKYHIAILILFLFLILFMFCAVALGTVHIDVTDVIKITLNKIKFLDIDISNIKKSNIFIVLNVRLPRIIISALCGGILALVGVAYQAIFKNPMAEPYIMGSSSGAAFGATLGIVLGINKNIMGLGIISLLAFAGALITTILVYSLAKKGNRISTTSILLSGIVMSSLLSSIVSLIMIFNHEELGKIIGWTMGSFNGASWTQIVVVVIPAIIGSFVLISLAKELNALSVGEESAQCLGVNVETVKKIVLVVASLLAACAVSVSGIIGFVGLIVPHLLRLIFGSDHRVLMPISFVGGAMFLLICDTLARNILRGVEIPVGIITSIFGGPFFLYLLRKSKNSI; from the coding sequence ATGTCATACTTAAAAAACAAAAAGAAATATCATATAGCAATTTTAATACTATTTTTATTTCTTATATTGTTCATGTTTTGTGCTGTTGCATTAGGTACAGTACATATAGATGTCACGGATGTTATAAAAATAACTCTAAATAAGATTAAATTTCTAGATATTGATATTTCAAATATAAAAAAATCGAATATATTCATAGTTTTAAATGTAAGACTTCCAAGAATAATAATATCGGCTTTGTGTGGAGGAATATTAGCATTAGTTGGAGTAGCTTATCAAGCTATATTCAAAAATCCAATGGCAGAACCTTATATTATGGGATCGTCATCTGGTGCTGCCTTTGGAGCAACGCTAGGTATAGTTTTAGGTATAAACAAAAACATTATGGGTCTTGGTATTATTTCTCTTTTAGCATTTGCAGGTGCGTTAATAACGACTATATTAGTATATAGTCTGGCGAAAAAAGGAAATAGAATATCCACAACATCAATATTATTATCAGGAATAGTCATGAGTTCACTATTATCTTCTATAGTGTCATTAATTATGATATTTAATCATGAAGAATTAGGTAAAATAATTGGATGGACTATGGGGAGCTTTAATGGAGCAAGTTGGACACAAATAGTAGTAGTGGTAATACCGGCTATAATAGGTTCATTTGTACTTATTTCATTGGCTAAAGAATTAAATGCATTATCAGTTGGTGAAGAAAGTGCTCAGTGCCTAGGAGTAAATGTAGAAACTGTAAAAAAAATTGTTCTTGTAGTTGCATCCTTGTTAGCAGCTTGTGCAGTTTCTGTAAGTGGAATAATCGGATTTGTTGGATTGATAGTACCTCATCTATTGAGACTTATATTCGGTTCTGATCATAGAGTGTTGATGCCGATATCTTTTGTAGGTGGTGCAATGTTCTTGCTAATCTGTGATACTTTAGCAAGAAACATATTAAGAGGCGTAGAAATACCAGTAGGAATAATAACTTCAATATTTGGAGGACCATTTTTCCTTTATCTATTAAGAAAATCAAAAAATAGTATATAG
- the thiM gene encoding hydroxyethylthiazole kinase, whose amino-acid sequence MNTNYLKACSDLLKNINTKKPLVLHLTNFVTINDCANMTLAIGASPIMSFEVSEAEELLSMSSALVLNIGTSTKESINNMLLVGKIANKLNVPIVLDPVGAGATTFRTNSVQKLLNELYISVIKGNLGEIKAISGLETKMKGVDSIDNDNNKETIAKNLANKYKNVIVISGKEDVVSDGRNTMIIKNGHPMLSDVTGTGCMTASLIGAFCGVTDDYLLAATSGILSMSLAGEYAFKSLKESDGIGSFKVKIFDGISNMNENILRGGNIELYK is encoded by the coding sequence ATGAATACTAATTATCTTAAAGCATGTTCTGATTTACTAAAAAATATTAATACTAAAAAGCCACTTGTACTTCACTTAACAAATTTTGTTACTATTAATGATTGTGCTAATATGACCTTAGCAATAGGAGCTTCTCCAATTATGAGTTTTGAAGTTTCTGAAGCAGAGGAATTATTAAGCATGTCATCTGCATTGGTACTAAACATAGGGACTTCCACAAAAGAATCTATAAATAATATGCTATTGGTAGGTAAAATTGCAAACAAATTGAATGTTCCAATTGTTTTAGATCCAGTAGGTGCTGGCGCCACAACTTTTAGAACTAACTCTGTACAAAAACTATTAAATGAACTTTACATATCCGTTATTAAAGGAAATTTAGGAGAGATAAAAGCAATAAGCGGTTTGGAAACTAAGATGAAAGGTGTAGACTCTATTGATAACGATAATAACAAAGAAACCATTGCCAAAAACCTTGCAAATAAATATAAGAATGTAATTGTTATTTCTGGTAAAGAAGATGTAGTGAGTGATGGCAGAAACACAATGATAATCAAAAATGGTCATCCCATGTTATCTGATGTTACTGGAACTGGTTGTATGACAGCATCACTCATAGGTGCATTTTGTGGTGTTACAGATGATTATCTTTTGGCAGCTACATCAGGTATTTTATCTATGAGTTTAGCTGGAGAATATGCTTTTAAAAGCTTAAAAGAAAGTGATGGTATCGGATCTTTTAAAGTAAAAATCTTTGATGGAATTTCAAATATGAATGAAAATATATTAAGGGGTGGTAATATTGAACTCTATAAATAA
- the thiE gene encoding thiamine phosphate synthase: MNKVNYKLYLVTDSNIIGDRNLVECVRDAIIGGVSVVQLREKNISTRDFYQTALALKELTDYYNVPLIINDRLDIALAVDAAGLHIGQSDLPAIEARKLLGKDKILGVSVSNIEQAQKAKIQGADYIGVGAIFPTNSKGDAKNLNIDILTNIRNSVDIPIVAIGGINENNIELLNNTKINGVAVISAILGNEDIIKASNNLYYKCKFL, from the coding sequence ATAAATAAAGTTAATTATAAACTCTATTTAGTTACTGATAGTAACATTATTGGTGATAGAAATTTGGTAGAATGCGTAAGAGATGCAATAATCGGAGGTGTTTCTGTAGTTCAACTTAGAGAAAAAAATATTTCTACTAGAGATTTTTATCAAACAGCTTTAGCACTAAAAGAATTAACAGATTATTATAATGTCCCACTTATAATAAATGATAGATTAGATATAGCTCTTGCTGTTGATGCAGCAGGTCTACATATAGGACAAAGTGACCTTCCAGCTATTGAAGCTAGAAAATTACTAGGTAAAGATAAAATACTAGGTGTCTCTGTATCAAATATTGAACAAGCTCAAAAAGCTAAAATTCAAGGGGCTGACTATATAGGTGTTGGAGCAATTTTCCCAACTAATTCCAAAGGCGATGCAAAAAATCTAAACATAGATATATTGACTAATATTAGAAATTCTGTTGATATACCAATTGTAGCTATAGGCGGCATCAACGAAAATAATATAGAACTATTAAATAATACCAAGATAAATGGAGTTGCAGTTATTTCTGCAATACTAGGTAACGAAGATATTATAAAAGCTTCAAATAATTTATATTATAAATGTAAATTTCTATAA